One stretch of Oncorhynchus gorbuscha isolate QuinsamMale2020 ecotype Even-year linkage group LG21, OgorEven_v1.0, whole genome shotgun sequence DNA includes these proteins:
- the LOC124007622 gene encoding gap junction alpha-8 protein-like, with protein MGDWSFLGNILEEVNEHSTVIGRVWLTVLFIFRILILGTAAEFVWGDEQSDYVCNTQQPGCENVCYDEAFPISHIRLWVLQIIFVSTPSLVYVGHAVHYVHMEEKRKEREEAELNRQQELSEERLPLAPDQGSVRTTKETSTKGSKKFRLEGTLLRTYICHIIFKTLFEVGFVVGQYFLYGFRILPLYQCSRWPCPNTVDCFVSRPTEKTVFIIFMLAVACVSLFLNFVEISHLGLKKIRFVFRKPPPQTQGGQDGEDQSPPEEKSLHSMAVSSIQKAKGYRQLEEDKPASHFFPLTEVGMEAGRLPVPYQVESENVSKVYDESLPSYVQTTGAEVRVLPESGEDEGPADPDIEATDTIADTRPLSSLSKASSRARSLVCREERRKRTPKLQREDQLHLLVHA; from the coding sequence ATGGGTGACTGGAGCTTCTTGGGAAACATATTAGAGGAAGTAAATGAACACTCAACGGTGATTGGGAGGGTGTGGCTCACAGTGCTCTTCATCTTCCGGATCCTCATCCTGGGCACAGCCGCTGAGTTTGTGTGGGGCGACGAGCAGTCGGATTACGTGTGCAACACCCAGCAGCCTGGTTGCGAGAACGTGTGCTACGACGAGGCTTTCCCCATCTCGCACATCCGTCTGTGGGTTCTTCAGATCATCTTTGTGTCTACACCCTCGCTGGTGTACGTGGGCCACGCTGTGCACTATGTCCACATGGAGGAGAAGCGCAAGGAGCGCGAGGAGGCTGAGTTGAACCGCCAGCAGGAGCTGAGTGAGGAGAGGTTGCCGCTAGCGCCTGACCAGGGCAGTGTGCGCACCACCAAGGAGACCAGCACCAAGGGCAGCAAGAAGTTCAGGCTAGAGGGCACCCTGTTAAGGACCTACATCTGCCACATCATCTTCAAGACGCTATTCGAGGTGGGATTCGTGGTGGGCCAGTACTTCCTGTACGGCTTCCGCATCCTGCCGCTGTACCAGTGTAGCCGCTGGCCCTGCCCCAACACCGTGGACTGCTTCGTGTCGCGCCCCACCGAGAAGACTGTCTTCATCATCTTCATGTTGGCCGTGGCATGCGTCTCGCTCTTCCTCAACTTTGTGGAGATCAGCCACCTGGGCCTGAAGAAGATTCGCTTCGTGTTCCGCAAGCCGCCGCCCCAGACCCAGGGCGGTCAGGACGGCGAAGACCAGAGCCCCCCTGAGGAAAAGAGCCTGCACTCCATGGCTGTGTCGTCCATCCAGAAGGCCAAGGGCTACCGGCAGCTGGAGGAGGACAAGCCCGCATCGCACTTCTTCCCCTTAACAGAGGTGGGCATGGAGGCAGGCAGGCTGCCCGTACCTTACCAGGTAGAAAGTGAGAACGTCTCTAAAGTGTACGACGAGTCTTTGCCTTCCTACGTCCAGACCACTGGGGCGGAGGTGAGGGTCCTACCGGAAAGCGGCGAGGACGAGGGCCCCGCGGACCCCGACATTGAGGCCACCGACACGATAGCAGACACCAGACCACTCAGCAGTTTAAGCAAAGCCAGCAGCAGGGCAAG